In the Candidatus Atribacteria bacterium genome, ACTAATTCTTCTAAAATAATCTTGGGTCCCTTCTGGCTATCTTTAAGCTCTAAGTCTGCAATATTCAATAATTCATAAGCTTTAGTGATTTCCTTAAAAGTATATTTTTTTGATTGCCTGATCATTTTTTCCACTACAAAGTAAGGAAGTTTGAGTTTTTTTTCAATTTCTTTAAAATTATCTCCTTTTCTCAGTAATAATTTAGTTTGAAGTATAAGTTTTATTTGCCGGTATATCATTGCAAATATAGATAGATAATGAAGATTCCCTTGATCTAATTTTACCAGGCCATCTATTGCATTATTGATATCTTTATCTCCAATAGAATCTAATACTTTAAAAATATTTACTCCCTCTGAACCCCCCAAAGTTATCATCACATCTTCTTTTTCAATTATTTTTTGTTCCTTGGTATAAATGTCTATCTTTTCTATTTCATTAAAAAGGCAGCCTAAATCAGAACCAACTATAGATTGAAGATAAAATAAAGCTTCCGGAGTGATTTTTTTATTGCTCTTTTTGAATTTAGATTTTATCCAAAAAGATAATCTTGCTTTATCAGGAAGATTAAAATTAGCTACTACCCCTATTTTTTTAATGACAGTAATCAGTTCTTTACTCGGGCTGTTATCTTTATAAATAATTATTAAAGA is a window encoding:
- the holA gene encoding DNA polymerase III subunit delta encodes the protein MNSGKYMNYESMLNLIKEDKIYPVYLFYGKENYLKEDISKKIKNKIFGSSYSELNYHVFYGEKLSINEVINDFDTIPFMLKHKLLVIKEADKINKNDEIKLANYFKELSLKNNFSSLIIIYKDNSPSKELITVIKKIGVVANFNLPDKARLSFWIKSKFKKSNKKITPEALFYLQSIVGSDLGCLFNEIEKIDIYTKEQKIIEKEDVMITLGGSEGVNIFKVLDSIGDKDINNAIDGLVKLDQGNLHYLSIFAMIYRQIKLILQTKLLLRKGDNFKEIEKKLKLPYFVVEKMIRQSKKYTFKEITKAYELLNIADLELKDSQKGPKIILEELV